One Spinacia oleracea cultivar Varoflay chromosome 4, BTI_SOV_V1, whole genome shotgun sequence DNA segment encodes these proteins:
- the LOC110793930 gene encoding calmodulin-binding protein 60 B yields the protein MDSGRFSADQQSNEQVKPPEPCWCRGVSNLGEMNWLQDFMLHQLKPSIGEEVEKVLDRKLAPIFSLLQDLQQYVLFPPNLSSLPHQAEPSASRILQLKFKGDVPDTLLTMTKIKDHEGASLEVELLDESGNRVEDGPESCMKIRIDVLDGDFDVEKKEDDYTKNIAKPRNTKGALLKEKCEIAMSGGVVCVSHFSFTDNSASMRNKTFKLGATVIKGLPPGVIVKAAVSGEIRVKERRLKRERKHKTPSAEDELWRLVNIRKNGPVHERALKAGICTVQDFLKRYHTNPKELQLILDVPEANWNEIVKNAEACKLTNECYRYYDVASGDDLQLDCAFNIVSVTFKGQINQPYEDLSDYQKELADELRRTAYEKRNDLAKTNAPWHPANHSIVQRQEPPPPPQPQPPSGELAKTNAPTNQIYGKEQEQPLPCGNSNIGGPFYTQDAGSLLSYQMTSIPPTNICHYATAENQTYQVKLVDHPYLPTPISDPFTVGDGLQLEASSEDSNWDMEQLFRDLMRSSPRLEERGNVTSKLIAACYVTKAAALFMISVQQDASVPAKKRKLQ from the exons ATGGATTCTGGAAGATTCTCTGCTGATCAACAATCCAATGAGCAAGTTAAGCCTCCAGA GCCATGTTGGTGTAGAGGTGTTAGCAATTTAGGGGAAATGAACTGGCTGCAAGATTTCATGCTTCACCAGCTTAAACCTTCAATTGGGGAAGAG GTTGAAAAGGTTTTGGATCGAAAACTCGCACCGATATTTTCCCTATTGCAAGATTTGCAACAATATGTCCTATTTCCTCCTAATCTGAG CTCATTGCCTCATCAGGCAGAGCCATCTGCATCAAGGATATTGCAATTGAAATTTAAGGGTGATGTTCCTGATACACTCTTAACCATGACCAAAATAAAAGATCATGAGGGTGCATCACTTGAAGTCGAGTTACTTGATGAATCTGGGAACAGAGTAGAAGATGGCCCTGAATCCTGTATGAAGATTAGGATTGATGTTCTTGATGGTGACTTTGATGTTGAGAAAAAAGAGGATGATTACACTAAAAATATAGCCAAACCAAGGAACACTAAAGGAGCACTTTTGAAGGAGAAATGTGAGATTGCAATGAGTGGAGGTGTTGTTTGTGTTAGCCACTTTTCTTTTACTGATAACTCCGCATCAATGAGAAACAAAACATTTAAACTAGGGGCTACTGTAATCAAAGGTCTCCCCCCTGGAGTGATTGTAAAGGCAGCAGTAAGCGGAGAAATTAGGGTGAAAGAACGCCGTCTAAAAA GAGAAAGAAAGCATAAAACTCCATCTGCAGAGGATGAGTTATGGCGTTTGGTTAACATAAGAAAAAATGGTCCAGTACATGAAAGAGCACTTAAAGCAGGAATTTGTACTGTACAGGATTTCCTAAAACGCTATCACACTAATCCAAAAGAATTGCAACTT ATTCTTGATGTTCCTGAAGCAAATTGGAATGAAATTGTCAAAAATGCTGAAGCATGTAAGTTAACCAACGAGTGTTACAGATACTATGATGTTGCATCAGGGGATGATCTTCAGTTAGATTGTGCCTTCAACATTGTAAGCGTTACTTTCAAGGGCCAAATCAATCAGCCATACGAGGACCTTTCTGATTATCAGAAG gaactagctgatgaattaaggcGTACTGCATATGAGAAACGGAATGATCTTGCAAAAACCAATGCCCCCTGGCACCCCGCCAATCATTCTATTGTTCAAAGACAAgaaccaccaccgccaccacaACCACAACCCCCCAGTGGAGAGCTTGCAAAAACTAATGCCCCTACTAATCAGATTTATGGTAAAGAACAAGAACAACCACTTCCTTGTGGAAATTCTAATATAGGTGGACCCTTCTATACTCAGGATGCAGGCAGTCTTTTATCTTACCAAATGACCAGTATTCCACCAACAAATATTTGTCATTATGCCACAGCAGAAAATCAAACCTATCAAG TTAAACTGGTGGATCATCCGTATTTGCCAACTCCTATATCGGATCCTTTCACAGTTGGAGATGGCTTGCAACTAGAAGCATCATCAGAAGATTCAAATTGGGATATGGAACAACTTTTCAGAGACTTGATGAGAAGCTCTCCACGGCTAGAGGAGAGGGGAAATGTTACCAGTAAGCTAATAGCCGCATGTTACGTGACTAAAGCTGCAGCTCTGTTCATGATTTCAGTTCAGCAAGATGCAAGTGTCCCTGCTAAAAAGCGAAAGCTTCAATGA